In Artemia franciscana unplaced genomic scaffold, ASM3288406v1 Scaffold_1555, whole genome shotgun sequence, the following are encoded in one genomic region:
- the LOC136042595 gene encoding 2,3-bisphosphoglycerate-dependent phosphoglycerate mutase-like, with the protein MVRHSETAWNKENKFCRWFDAPSSKKGIQEAHAADQTLMRKGYQFDTALTSVLTRAQHTLKVILEEIEQSSLPVEKTWRLRGIVKHLIKLSDETIMGINLPNRIPFVYELNDNLKTIK; encoded by the coding sequence atggTTAGGCATAGTGAAACAGCTtggaacaaagaaaacaaattttgccgCTGGTTTGATGCTCCCTCGAGTAAAAAAGGGATTCAGGAAGCCCATGCTGCTGATCAGACTTTGATGAGAAAAGGCTACCAATTTGATACTGCTCTCACATCAGTTTTGACTAGAgctcaacataccttgaaagtcattcttgaagaaattgAGCAGTCTAGCCTTCCTGTTGAGAAGACTTGGCGACTAAGAGGTATTGTCAAACATTTGATTAAACTGTCTGATGAAACTATTATGGGAATAAACTTGCCAAATAGAATACCTTTCGTTTATGAACTTAATGACAATTTGAAAACGATTAAATGA